A genomic window from Carassius carassius chromosome 29, fCarCar2.1, whole genome shotgun sequence includes:
- the trim105 gene encoding tripartite motif containing 105, which translates to MATNKSKMSLREDLTCAICYELFKDPVMLGCMHHFCRTCIVSYWKTVRGPVSCPQCRQEFPNKCFQTNYLVAGLVEKVRASSTSASVKYLEKQLKECLESQFSMKDAYVNMIREDKDKMEKIKKMGSELQGRVHSDFQALHHFLRLEEEAMLEQLKSEQEEMLQRLERHLEALQVAISDVEQNINMLRQTASSTDQSVLVELPELNYKSPMQELNINLNTFRSKHIAPLQYTMWRKMFQHLNPGPAPLIFDEDTAHPSLQLSRNKTQVIESDKMTSYLCDAKRFLQCVNILATEGFQSGRHYWEVDVSNNPKWDLGVALESVNRQVRVKLCPENGYWTLRLRNDSQYSAGTQPWTPLNVMTPPSRIGVFLDCEERKVSFYNADNMTLLYFFSSGPRGKAFPFFSTCLREPSQKAQAIRILHFPF; encoded by the exons ATGGCGACCAACAAGAGTAAGATGAGTCTCAGAGAAGATCTGACATGTGCCATCTGCTATGAGCTCTTCAAAGACCCAGTGATGCTGGGCTGCATGCATCACTTCTGCAGGACATGCATCGTCTCATACTGGAAGACGGTCAGGGGTCCTGTGTCCTGTCCTCAGTGCAGGCAAGAGTTTCCCAACAAATGCTTCCAAACCAACTACTTAGTAGCTGGCCTTGTGGAGAAGGTCAGGGCCAGCTCCACATCTGCATCTGTCAAGTATCTGGAG AAACAATTAAAGGAATGTCTAGAATCCCAGTTCTCCATGAAAGATGCCTACGTCAATATGATCCGTGAGGACAAAGACAAGATGGAGAAAATAAAA AAAATGGGATCTGAGCTGCAGGGTCGAGTGCACAGTGACTTCCAGGCTCTGCATCACTTCCTGCGGCTGGAGGAGGAAGCCATGTTGGAGCAGTTGAAGAGTGAACAAGAGGAAATGCTGCAGAGGCTGGAGCGACATCTGGAGGCCCTACAGGTGGCAATCAGTGACGTGGAGCAGAACATCAACATGCTACGACAGACTGCCAGCAGCACAGACCAATCTGTTCTTGTAGAG CTTCCAGAATTGAACTACAA ATCGCCAATGCAAGAGCTGAATATCAACCTGAATACTTTCAGAAGCAAACACATTGCTCCTCTACAATACACTATGTGGCGAAAAATGTTTCAACATTTGAATCCAG GCCCAGCACCATTGATATTTGATGAAGACACAGCTCATCCAAGTCTACAGCTTTCCAGGAACAAAACCCAAGTCATTGAGAGCGACAAAATGACCAGTTACTTGTGTGATGCCAAACGCTTCCTTCAGTGTGTTAACATTCTTGCAACAGAAGGCTTCCAGTCAGGCAGGCATTACTGGGAGGTGGATGTAAGTAACAATCCCAAATGGGACCTGGGTGTTGCTCTGGAATCAGTGAATCGTCAGGTCAGAGTCAAGCTGTGCCCTGAGAATGGGTACTGGACCCTCCGGCTGCGCAATGATAGCCAGTACTCGGCCGGCACGCAGCCCTGGACACCCCTGAATGTGATGACCCCACCTAGCAGGATTGGGGTTTTCCTGGACTGTGAGGAAAGGAAAGTGTCTTTTTATAATGCAGATAACATGACGCTGCTGTATTTCTTCTCCAGCGGGCCAAGAGGAAAAGCATTCCCCTTTTTTAGCACGTGTCTCAGGGAACCCAGTCAGAAAGCCCAAGCCATCCGCATCCTCCACTTCCCCTTTTA
- the prelid1a gene encoding PRELI domain containing 1a, whose product MVKYFSCAGSLKSSWDQVFLAFWQRYPNPYSNHVLTEDIIFREVNPDNCLISRRLLTKTSRAPRWAEKFLPAHMAQKAYIIEDSVVDPEGRTMTTLTWNISHARVMSVEERCVYRVNPDNNSWTEIKREAWISSKLYGLSRAIQEFGLARFKSSVTKTMKGFEYVLAKMQGEMPTRTLAETATVKARETALAAKEKAKDLASQAQKKQYV is encoded by the exons ATGGTGAAGTATTTCAGCTGCGCAGGCTCTCTGAAGAGCTCATGGGACCAAGTGTTTTTGGCTTTCTGGCAGAGATACCCCAACCCCTACAG CAATCATGTTTTAACTGAAGACATCATATTTCGGGAGGTCAATCCGGACAACTGTCTGATCTCCAGACGTCTCCTGACCAAAACCAGCAGAGCTCCTCGCTGGGCGGAGAAGTTCCTGCCTGCTCACATGGCACAGAAGGCTTACATCATTGAGGACTCTGTAGTGGATCCCGAGGGCAGGACCATGACCACGCTCACCTGGAACATCAGCCACGCTCGTGTGATG AGTGTTGAAGAGCGTTGTGTGTACAGAGTGAACCCTGACAACAACAGCTGGACCGAGATCAAGAGAGAGGCCTGGATTTCCTCCAAACTGTACGGCCTCTCTAGAGCGATTCAG GAATTTGGTCTTGCACGGTTTAAGAGCAGCGTTACAAAGACCATGAAAGGTTTTGAGTACGTCCTGGCCAAGATGCAAG GTGAAATGCCCACACGAACGCTGGCAGAAACCGCAACTGTGAAGGCACGTGAGACCGCACTCGCCGCCAAGGAGAAAGCGAAAGATTTAGCCTCTCAAGCTCAAAAGAAGCAGTATGTATGA
- the npy7r gene encoding neuropeptide Y receptor Y7, translating to MSLVKMGQSDLANGTEDTVYDGSQETSLGNDSMNTYKPVFVDDITKHLSVQISLIFAYSLIILLGLVGNILVIYMIILYRNMRTVTNYFIANLALADLMMDTVCLPFTLVYTLLDEWKFGAVMCHMVPYGQALSVHVSILTLTVIALERYRCIVFHLGQRLNRCTSFIIIGLTWAFAAILAGPLAIFREYRQEEIPYIDLRIAVCSEKWPNGTNRDAIIYSLLMLLLQYVIPLAIISYAYVCIWIKLKNHVSPSTRSDGIGRRKKTTKMLAMVVVVFAVCWLPFHIFQLASDLDLILKFKEYKLIYTLFHIVAMCSTFVNPLLYGWMNQNYRNGFLMFFRCEHKPDTIYPDGSFRTRSLRGMIVNGYNDGQPATAV from the coding sequence ATGTCCTTGGTTAAAATGGGTCAGTCAGATCTAGCCAATGGAACGGAGGACACAGTCTATGATGGAAGTCAAGAGACCAGCCTGGGAAACGACAGCATGAACACTTACAAACCAGTGTTTGTGGATGACATCACCAAGCACCTGAGTGTCCAAATATCTCTCATCTTTGCATATTCACTCATAATCCTGCTAGGACTTGTGGGTAACATCCTGGTGATTTACATGATCATTCTGTACAGAAACATGCGCACGGTCACCAACTACTTCATTGCAAACCTGGCCTTGGCTGACCTGATGATGGACACGGTGTGTTTGCCTTTCACGCTGGTTTACACGTTGTTGGACGAATGGAAATTTGGAGCAGTGATGTGTCATATGGTACCTTACGGCCAAGCTCTCAGCGTCCACGTGTCCATTCTCACCCTAACGGTCATTGCTCTAGAGCGCTACAGGTGTATCGTCTTCCACCTTGGCCAGCGCCTCAATAGGTGCACCAGCTTCATCATCATTGGCCTGACATGGGCGTTCGCCGCCATACTGGCTGGCCCGCTGGCTATTTTCCGAGAGTATCGCCAGGAGGAAATCCCATACATTGACTTGCGGATCGCAGTTTGCTCTGAGAAATGGCCCAACGGCACCAATCGGGACGCCATCATCTACAGCTTATTGATGCTTCTCCTGCAGTATGTGATCCCTTTGGCGATCATCAGCTACGCTTACGTGTGCATCTGGATCAAACTGAAGAACCACGTCAGCCCTTCCACCCGCAGCGATGGCATCGGCCGCCGGAAGAAGACCACGAAGATGCTGGCGATGGTGGTCGTGGTCTTTGCTGTTTGCTGGCTTCCCTTCCACATTTTTCAGCTGGCTAGCGATCTCGACTTGATTCTCAAGTTCAAAGAATACAAACTCATTTACACCTTGTTTCACATCGTGGCGATGTGCTCGACTTTTGTCAACCCATTGCTCTATGGCTGGATGAACCAAAATTACAGGAATGGCTTTCTCATGTTCTTCCGCTGTGAACACAAGCCAGACACCATCTATCCTGACGGGTCCTTCAGGACTCGATCTTTGAGGGGGATGATTGTGAATGGTTACAATGATGGTCAGCCCGCGACTGCTGTCTAA